The genomic region CATCACCTCGGGCGAGCACGACATGTCCGAGAACATCCTCCACTACGTCCTGGCACGCCCCGAGGGCGCCGGCCCGGGCACCAAGGGCCTCTCCCTCTTCCTGGTCCCGAAGTTCCACTTCGACTGGACCACCGGCGAGCTCGGTGCGCGCAACGGCGTGTACGCGACGAACGTCGAGCACAAGATGGGTCTCAAGGCGTCGAACACCTGCGAGATGACCTTCGGCGACCAGCACCCCGCCAAGGGCTGGCTGATCGGTGACAAGCACGACGGCATCCGCCAGATGTTCCGCATCATCGAGTTCGCCCGCATGATGGTCGGCACGAAGGCCATCGCGGCCCTCTCGGCGGGCTACCTCAACGCGCTGGAGTACGCCAAGGAGCGCGTCCAGGGCACCGACCTGTCGCAGTTCATGGACAAGACGGCCCCCAAGGTCACCATCACGCACCACCCCGACGTGCGCCGCTCCCTCATGACGCAGAAGGCGTACGCCGAGGGCATGCGCTCCCTCGTGCTGTACACCGCCTCCGTCCAGGACGCGATCCAGGTGAAGGAGGCCGCGGGCGAGGACGCCAAGGCGCTCAACGGCCTCAACGACCTGCTGCTCCCGATCGTGAAGGGGTACGGCTCCGAGAAGTCCTACGAGCAGCTCGCGCAGTCGCTCCAGACCTTCGGCGGCTCCGGTTACCTCCAGGAGTACCCGGTCGAGCAGTACATCCGCGACGCCAAGATCGACACCCTGTACGAGGGCACGACGGCGATCCAGGGCCAGGACTTCTTCTTCCGGAAGATCGTCCGCGACCAGGGCGCCTCGCTCAACACCCTCTCCGAGGAGATCAAGAAGTTCCTCGCGAGCGCCCAGGGCGACGAGGAGCTGTCCGGCTCGCTGGACAATCTCGCCAAGGCCGCGGTGGACCTGGAGGCGATCGTCGGCACGATGATCACCGACCTCACCGCCACGGGCGAGGACGTCAAGAACATCTACAAGGTCGGCCTGAACACGACCCGCCTCCTGATGGCCTCCGGTGACGTCGTCGTCGGCTACCTGCTGCTCAAGGGCGCGGTCGTGGCCTCCGAGAAGCTGCGCAACGCCTCCGCCAAGGACGCCGCCTTCTACCAGGGCAAGATCGCCGCCGCGAAGTTCTTCGCCGCGAACGTCCTGCCGGGCGTCTCCAACGAGCGCGCGCTGGCCGAGGCCGTCGACAACTCGCTGATGGAGCTGGACGAGGCCGCGTTCTAGTCCTCGCCGCCCCCTCCTCGTGACGAAGCCGCCACCCGGATCCCTCCGGGTGGCGGCTTCGTCACGAGGAGGGCAACTTTCCGGACACGGGCGGCGGCCGACGTCGTACACCGTTAAACGTCCCGGTCCGCCGTCGTTACAGTGAAGAACATGAGCTCTCCCCTCCGCTTCGACCGCGGGCACACCGACGATCTGATGGCCTTCCTGATGGCGGCCCCTTCCCCGTACCACGCCGTGGCCGCGGCCGCCGCGCGGCTGGAGAAGGCCGGATTCCGGCAGGTCGAGGAGACGGACGCGTGGGACGGCTCCACCGGCGGGAAGTACGTCCTGCGGGGCGGCGCCATCGTGGCCTGGTACGTGCCGGAAGGCGCCACCGCCCACACCCCGTTCCGGATCGTGGGCGCCCACACCGACTCCCCGAACCTGCGGGTCAAGCCGCTGCCCGACACGGGTGCGTACGGCTGGCGCCAGATCGCCGTCGAGATCTACGGCGGCACGCTCCTGAACACCTGGCTCGACCGGGACCTCGGTCTCGCCGGCCGCGTCTCCCTGCGCGACGGGACGCACCGGCTGGTGAACATCGACCGGCCCCTGCTGCGAGTCCCCCAGCTGGCCGTGCACCTGGACCGTTCCGCCAACCCCGACGGCCTCAAGCTCGACCGCCAGAAGCACATGCAGCCGATCTGGGGACTCGGCGACGTCGAGGAGGGTGACCTCATCCGCTTCGTCGCCGACGCGGCGGGCGTCGACGCGGCGGAGATCACCGGCTGGGACCTCATGCCTCACCCGGTCGAGCCGCCCGCCTACCTGGGCCGGGACCGGGAACTGCTCGCCGGTCCGCGCATGGACAACCTGCTCTCGGTGCACGCCGCGACGGCCGCGCTGGCCGCCGTGGCCGGACAGCCGGACGACGAGCTCCCGTACATCCCCGTGCTGGCCGCCTTCGACCACGAGGAGAACGGCTCCCAGTCGGACACCGGTGCGGACGGGCCGCTGCTGGGCACGGTCCTGGAGCGCTCGGTGTTCGCCCGCGGCGGCTCGTACGAGGACCGTGCACGGGCCTTCGCCGGAACCGTCTGTCTCTCCTCGGACACCGGCCACGCCGTCCACCCCAACTACGCCGAGCGCCACGACCCGACGCACCACCCGGTGGCCAACGGCGGGCCGATCCTCAAGGTCAACGTCAACATGCGCTACGCGACCGACGGCGGCGGCCGCGCCGTATTCGCCGCGGCCTGCGAGAAGGCCGGCGTGCCGTGGCAGACGTTCGTCTCCAACAACTCGATGCCGTGCGGCACGACGATCGGCCCGATCACCGCGGCCCGGCACGGCATCACGACCGTCGACATCGGTGTGGCGATCCTGTCGATGCACAGCGCCCGCGAACTCTGCGGCGCCGACGACCCGTACCTCCTGGCCAACGCGCTCACGGCGTTCCTCGCGGGCTGATCCCTCCACGTCCCAACCGCCCCGGTTGACATGGTTGTTGCCGGGCCGGGTACGCGATCCGTACACCGGCCCGGATTCACCGGGCCGTCGAGGAGGCGGAAATCATGGGACTCGGAGGATGCATTCTCCTGATCGGTGCCGGAGCGATCCTGGCGTTCGCCACCGACTGGGAAATGGATACCGTCAACGTCGACCTGGTCGGCTGGATCATGATGCTCGTCGGCCTCGTCGGGGTCTTCGTCTACGTGAGCATCGCGCGGCGCCGCCGCATGGTCGTGCCGCCCACCACCACCACGGTCGTCTCGGAGGACGAGCGCCGCTACCAGTGAGCTGACGTCCCGACGGGCGGCACGGCGCCGGCACGTGGCCCGAGGGCTCGTGGCGCGGCGCCGCCGGTCGGTCCGTGGTCAGCCCTGTTCGTCCATCCCGGCCAGCACCAGCGGGAGCCTGGACGCCCCTCCGGCGGTGACGCTCACGGGGACGCCCCAGTCCTGCTGGTGGACATGGCAGGCCGGGTACTCGTTGTCCGGGTCGTCGTCGCAGGACGCCGCCATCGCGGACACATGCAGGACGCCTTCGGTGACCCCGTCCGCGAGGACCAGGTCACGCCCCAGATCCGTCCCCTGGCCCGACCCCTCGGCCAGCAGTTCCGGCGGGGTCGAGGAGACCAGCAGCCGGGTGGAGGGCCCGTACCGGGTGTCCAGCTTCTGCCCGGCGGGCGCCTGGAAGACCACGTCCAGCCGCAGCGTGCCGGCGGCGATCTCCGTGGCCGCGCGCTGGGTGCGGTGGGCCCGGTCCGCGACCCGCACGGCCTCCTCGGGAAGCCGCAGCCGGGTCAGCCGGTGCCGCGCGGACTCGACGACGACCAGATCGCCGTCCACCAGGACCGCGTCGCTCGGCTCCCGCAGATCCGTGGCCAGCGTGGTCACCTCGCCGCTCTCCGGGTCGTACCGCCGCAGCGCGTGGTTGTAGGTGTCGCTCACGGCCACGGAGCCGTCGGGGAGCGCCGTGACGCCCAGCGGGTGCTGGAAGAGCGCCTGCTCCGCGGGGCCGTCGCGGTGGCCGAAGTCGAAGAGACCGGTACCGACCGCGGTGTGGACCGCGCCCTCCAGGTCCACGTAGCGCAGCGAGGAGGTCTCGGAGTCGGCGACCCAGAGACGGTCGCCGGCCGCTGCCAGGCCGGACGGCTGCGCGAACCACGCCTCGTCCCCGGGTCCGTCCACCAGACCCTCATTGGTCGTCCCGGCGGCGACGCGCACCGTGCCCTGCCCGGGGTCGTACGTCCACAGCTGGTGCACCCCGGCCATCGCGATCCACAGCCGGTCACCGAACCAGGCGATGTCCCACGGCGACGAGAGGTCCACCTCCGTGGCCGGGCCGCTGGTGGCGGAGGACTGCCACCACTGGCGCCCGGTCCCGGCGAGCGTGGTCGTCACTCCCGTCGCGAGGTCGAGCGCCCTGATCGCGTGGTTGACGGTGTCGGCGACGGCGATCCGGCCGTCCGGCAGGACCGCGAGGCCCTGCGGTTCGCTGAACCGGGCCTCGTCGCGGCCGCCGTCCACGAATCCGCGCTCACCCGCGCCGAAGTGGCCCCGCACGGTCTCGCCGTCGGCGTCCAGCTCCACCAGGCGGTGCCGGGTGGTGTCCGAGACCAGGAAGCCGCCGTCCGGGAGTGCGAGCGCCTTGCCGGGGAACCGGAGGTGCGTGGCGACCGGCTCCGGAGCGACGTAGGGGCCGTCGCCGCGGTGCAGGGTGCCCTTCGCGGCATGCTCGGCCTCCAGCTCCTCCACCAGCTTCTCGATGGCGTGCGCGTGCCCCTCACCGGCGTGCTGCGCGACGACGTAGCCCTCGGGGTCCACGACGACGAGCGTGGGCCAGGCGCGGACGGCGTACTGCTTCCAGGTGGCGAGCTCGGGATCGTCGAGGACGGGGTGGTGCACCTCGTACCGCTCGACGGCGTCGACCACGGCCTGGTGCTCCGCCTCGTGCACGAACTTCGGGGAGTGGACACCGATGATCACGACGGTGTCGCGGTGCTTCTCCTCCAGTTCACGCAGCTCGTCGAGCACATGCAGACAGTTCACGCAGCAGAAGGTCCAGAAATCCAGGATGACGATGCGTCCCCGCAGGTCAGCCAGGGTGTACTGCCGGTCGCCTGTATTGAGCCAGCCGCCCTTGCCGATCAGTTCGGGGGCGCGGACACGTGCACGTGCTGTCATGACAACAGTCAACAGCACCGTGGCCTGCGCGCATTCCGGCAGGTCGTCGGGGAACCTGTGATCCATGAGACTTCTCGTGCGTGAGCGACTGTTCGGCGTCGGCGACGACTACTGGATCGAGGACGCGGACGGGCGGAAGCTCTTCCTCGTCGACGGCAAGGCCATGCGGCTCCGTGACACCTTCGAGCTGAAGGACACGAGCGGCCAGGTGCTGGTGGAGATCCGCCAGAAGCTGATCAGCCTGCGCGACACGATGCTGATCGAACGGGACGGCGAGGAGCTCGCCAGGATCAAACGGAAGCGGCTCTCGCTCCTGCGCAACCACTACCGGGTGGCGCTGGTGGACGGCACCGAGCTGGACGTCAGCGGCAAGATCCTGGACCGCGAGTTCGCCATCGACTACGACGGCGAACTGCTCGCCCAGGTCTCCCGGCGCTGGCTGACGGTCCGCGACACCTACGGCGTCGACATCGTGCGGGAGGACGCCGATGTGCCCCTGCTCCTCGCCGTCGCGGTGTGCGTCATCGTCCTCGCGGACAAGGAGCACGACAAGGACCACGGCGAGGACTGACCGGGGGCCGGTGGGACCGCCGAGGGGGCCCGGTTTCACGTGAAACCGGGCCCCCCCGGGACGTCTGCGTCGGGGGTCTTTCGTTTGGATCAGGCTGGATCAGACCCCGCGAAGCCCAGCCTAGGCCAGGCGCCGTGGCGCGAGGCCGAGGCGGCGGTCCTTGAGGGCCGGGAACTGCTCCCGGGTGGTGGTGGCCTTCGCCGGGTCGAACTCCACGGTGAGCACCTCCTCGCCTGCCCCGGCCTCGGCAAGCACCTCGCCCCAGGGATCGACGACGATGCTGTGGCCCGCCTGCTCGACCCCCGCGTGGGTGCCCGCGGACCCGACCGCCAGGACGTACGCCTGGTTCTCGACCGCACGGGCCTGCGCCAGCAGGGTCCAGTGCGAACGACGGCGCTCCGGCCAGCCGGCCGCGACGACCAGGGTCTCCGCCCCCGCGTCGACGAGCCCCCGGAACTGCTCGGGGAAGCGCAGGTCGTAGCAGGTGGCGAGGCCGACGACGGTCTCCGGCAGAGCGACGGTGACGAGTTCCTCCCCGGCCCCCATGAGCACCGCCTCGCCCTTGTCGAAGCCGAAGCGATGGATCTTGCGGTAGGCGGCGGCCAGCGCACCCTCGGGCGAGAAGACCAGCGAGGTGTTGTAGAGGGTGCCGTCCTCGGCGCGCTCGACGAACGACCCGGCATGCAGCCAGACCCCGGCCTCGGCCGCCGCCTTCGCCATGACGTCGTGGGTGGGGCCTTGCAGCGGCTCGGCCTCATCGGCGAACGCGGTGTAGGCGAAGGCACCGACCGGCCAGAGCTCGGGCAGGAGGACCAGGTCCGCACCCCGCTGGGCCACGACCAGCGAAGCCGCGCGCTCTCTACGGGAATTGACCGATTCATCCGGGTTTACTGCGATCTGGATGAGGGAGGCGTGCACACTACCACCGTCCTGGCATGGAAGCCGTCAACGCGGGCCTACGATCGTCACACGAAAGCACTGCCGGGGTGCCTGCTCGCAGCGTAACTTAGCGAGCGAACCTCCCACGCAGCCGCAGACAGCGACGTCGGTGCCGGCTCTCCCGTCGGCACTCCCTGCTCTCCAGCCCATGCACCGCAGAACCGCACGAGGGGTCACGTGACCGTCCATCCCAGCCTCCAGACCTATGCCGATGCCTGGACCCACTCCGTCGAGTCGATATCCGAGCTGGTCAAGCCGCTCGTCGAGGGGGAGTGGAACCGCCGGACGCCCTGCCCGGGCTGGTCGGTACGCGACATCGTCTCGCACGTCATCGGCATGGAGTGCGAGCAGCTCGGCGACCCCCGCCCGATCCACACGCTGCCGCGCGACCTCTACCACGTGCAGAACGACCACCAGCGTTACATGGAGATGCAGGTCGACGTCCGGCGCCACCACACCGCGCCGGAGATGACCTCGGAGCTGGAGTACACGCTCATCCGGCGCATGCGTCAGCTGCGCAACGAGTCGCGCGCCCCCGAGACCATGGTGCGGGCGCCCCTCGGCGCCGAGCAGACGCTGGAACTGGCACTGCGGATGCGGGCGTTCGACGTCTGGGTGCACGAGCAGGACCTGCGCACCACGCTGGGACAGCCCGGCAATCTGGATTCCCCCGGCGCCCTCGTCGTCCGGGACACCCTGCTGGTTGGACTGGCGAAGGTGGTCGCCAAGGACGCGGGCGCGCCGCCCAATTCGGCCGTCGTCTTCGATGTGCACGGCCCGCTGGAGTTCCTGCGTACGGTCAGGGTCGACGGCGAGGGCCGCGGTTCGGTCGACGGCGCGCCGTCGCTGGGCCCCGCGGCGACCCTGGCGATGGACTGGGAGACGTACTACCGGCTGGCCTGCGGCCGGGTCCGGGCGCAGGCCGTGGAGGACCGGATCAAGATCGACGGCGACCAGGCCCTGGCGGCCGAGATCCTGCGCCACTTCGCCGTGACCCCGTGACCCCGTGACCGGCGGCGCCCGCCCGTGGACGGACCGGGACGGGCGCTCCGCCGGTACCGCCGTCAGACCGGGACGTGCACGGCTTCCACCCGGCTGACGACGTGGTGGTCGCGTTCCCTGTGGGTGGCGCTGGCGTGCAGCCGCAGGATCTGTACGACGCCCAGCGCCTCCAGGACGAAGACCGACGCGAACGCGACGCGGTAGTCGTCCCCGGTCGCGTCCAGCAGGACGCCGACCGCGAACAGTGTCGTCATCGAGGCGACGAAGCCGCCCATGTTGACGATGCCGGAAGCGGTGCCCTGGCGTTCCGGCGGATTGGCCGGCCGGCCGAAGTCGAAGCCGATCATCGAGGCCGGTCCGCAGGAGCCGAGCACCACGCACAGGGTGATCAGCAGCCACATCGGCGCGTGGTCTCCGGGGTAGAAGATCGTCGACGCCCAGAGCAGCGCGGTCATCGCGACCGTCCCCAGGGCCAGCGGGGCGCGCGCCGCGTGGTGGCGGGCGATGATCTGCCCGTAGACGAGCCCCACGGCCATGTTGGAGAGCACCACCAGGGTGAGCAGCTCACCGGCGGTGCCCCGGCTCAGCCCCTGGGCCTCGACCAGGAACGGCATGCCCCACAGCAGCAGGAAGACCATGGCGGGGAACTGCGTGGTGAAGTGCACCCACATACCCAGGCGCGTGCCCGGCTCCCGCCAGGAGGCGGCGATCTGCTTCCGCACGTACGACGCTCCGGCGTGCTCGGCGGGCGGCGGCTCATGGCCCTCGGGGTGGTCCTTGAGGAAGAGCAGCAGCGGGAGCAGCACCACCACGCCGGCCAGCGAGCTGCCGACGAAGGTCGCGGTCCAGCCGAACCCGTGCAGCGCGCGGGCGATGACGAGGGTCGAGACGAGGTTGCCCGCCATCCCGAAGAGCCCGGTCACCTGTCCGATCAGCGGGCCTCGCCGGGCCGGGAACCACCGGGCGCCGAGCCGCAGCACGCTGATGAACGTCATCGCGTCGCCGCAGCCGAGCAGCGCCCGGGAGGCGAGCGCCATGCCGTACGAGGGGGAGAGCGCGAAGCCCAGCTGCCCCAGCGTGAAGAGCACCACCCCGATGGTGAGGACCTTCTTGGTGCCGAGCCTGTCGACCATGAGGCCCACGGGTATCTGCATGCCGGCGTAGACGAGGAGCTGCAGGATGGAGAACGTCGACAGGGCCGAAGCGTTGACCTCGAACCGGTCGGCGGCGTCGAGCCCGGCGACGCCCAGACTCGTACGGAAGATGATGGCGACGAAGTAGACGGCCACACCGATGCCCCAGACCCACACGGCACGCCGGCCGCCGGGCGGGTCTCCGGGCAGGGAGAGGGTGGGGGACGCGGAGCTCATCGGTCATCACCCCGGACCAGCACCTTGACCCGGCTGACGTGGCGCCGCACGACCTGTGCGGCGCCCTCGGCGTCGCCGGCCCTGATGGCGTCCAGCAGCTCGCCGTGCTCGGTGATGTTGGCGGCGATCCTGCCGGGGTGCGCCTCCATCACGGCCACACCCATCCGCAGCTGCCGGTCACGGAGCTGGTCGTAGAGACGGGAGAGGATCTCGTTGCCCGCGTTCCTCACGATCTCGGCGTGGAAGCACCGGTCCTTGACGGAGACCGCCGCCAGGTCACCCGCCTCGGCGAGCTCCCGCTGCTCCTCCAGGAGCTGCTCCAGCCGGGCGATCAGCTGCGCCGACGCGGGCACGGCCTTACGCGCCGCGAACTCCTCCACGAGCAGCCGGGTCTCCACCACGTCCGAGATCTCCTGCGCGGAGACCGCGAGCACCAGCGCGCCCTTCTTCGGGTAGAGCTTGATCAGCCCTTCGACCTCCAGACGGAGCAGCGCCTCCCGCACCGGGGTCCGGGATACGCCGACGGCCTCGGCCAGGTCGCCCTCGGTGAGGAGCGTGCCGCCCTCGTAGCGGCGGTCGAGGACCGCCTCCTTGATGTGGGTGTAGACGCGCTCGGCTGCGGGTGGGGGCTTGGGGGCCGCCTTGCGGGCGGCAGGTTCGGCAGTGGATGCGGCAGGCATGCACACAGCATAGATACAAGATGGGTGCGTCCGCTTTCCCCGTCCGGATCCCGGACGGGGAAGCGGACGGCCGACCCGGGTGTCCGGCCGAATCCGGCCGGGTGTGAAATCACCCGTACGAGAGGGCATCCATCCGGGCTTCTCGCGAGTCTCATCACCGAGCGGCACCCCATGTAGCCGCATTTCAGGTGTATTTGGAGCGTTCGACTTGAAAACTGGTCTCAAGGGCATAAACCGCGTAAGCGTCGCCGCCACCGTCACTCTCACCGCGGGCGCCGTCCTCGTGGGCAGCGCGTTCGCCTCCACGGCTCAGGCTGCGGCACCGCCGACGCCCACGATCGCCGCCAAGGGCGGCTTCGTGATGAACAGCGGCACCGCGAAGACGCTCTACGGAAAGGCCGCGGACACCCGCCGCTCCACCGGCTCCACGACCAAGGTGATGACCGCCAAGGTGGTGCTGGCACAGAAGAACCTGAACCTTGATTCCAAGGTCACGGTCCAGAAGGCGTACAGCGACTACATCGTCAAGAACACCGCCTCGTCGGCCCGGCTGATCGTCGGCGACAAGGTCACGGTCCGCCAGCTCCTGTACGGCCTGATGCTGCCGTCGGGCTGCGACGCCGCGTACGCCCTCGCTGACAAGTTCGGCTCCGGCTCCACACGCGCGGCCCGGGTGAAGTCCTTCATCGGCAAGATGAACGCCTCCGCGAAGAGCCTCGGCCTGAAGAACACCCACTTCGACTCGTTCGACGGCATCGGCAGCGGTTCGAACTACTCCACGCCGCGCGACCTGACGAAGATCGCCGCCAGCGCGATGAAGAACTCCACGTTCCGCGCGATCGTGAAGACGAAGTCGACCAAGCAGAAGGTCACCACGAAGAGCGGCGGCTACCGCTACATGTCGTGGTCGAACACCAACCCGCTGCTGGGCGGTTACAGCGGCGCGATCGGCGTGAAGACCGGGTCGGGCCCCTCGGCCAAGTACTGCCTGGTCTTCGCCGCGACCCGCAACGGCAAGACGGTCATCGGGACCGTCCTCACCTCGACGTCCGCCACCACCCGGACGTCCGACGCGAAGAAGCTCCTGGACTACGCGTTCAAGAAGTGACCCTGCCACGCACACACGCGAAGGGGCCCGCCGCATCGCGCGGCGGGCCCCTCTGCGTGGCTTCCTAGCCCCAGGTGATCAGCCGCTTCGGCTGCTCCAGGATCGCCGCGACGTCCGCGAGCACCTTGGAGCCGAGCTCGCCGTCGACCAGCCGGTGGTCGAAGGAGAGCGCCAGCGTGGTGACCTGACGGGGCTTCACCTTGCCCTTGTGCACCCACGGCTGGAGCTTGATCGCCCCGACCGCGAGGATCGCGGACTCGCCCGGATTCAGGATCGGCGTACCCGTGTCGACGCCGAAGACGCCGACGTTGGTGATGGTCACCGTGCCGCCCGCCATGGCCGCGGGGGACGTCTTGCCCTCCCTCGCCGTGGAGACCAGCTCGCCCAGCGCCTCGCCCAGCTGGGGCAGGGTCTTGTCGTGCGCGTCCTTGATGTTCGGCACGATCAGACCGCGCGGGGTGGCTGCGGCGATGCCCAGGTTGACGTAGTGCTTCTGCACGATCTCCTGGTTGGCCTCGTCCCAGACGGCGTTGACCCCCGGGTTGCGCTTGATCGCGACCAGGAGCGCCTTGGCGATGATCAGGAGCGGGTTGACCCGGACCCCCGCCATCTCCTTGTCCTCCTTGAGCTCCGCCACGAGCTTCATCGTGCGCGTCACGTCGACGGTCACGAACTCGGTGACGTGCGGCGCGGTGAAGGCGCTGCCGACCATGGCCTGCGCGATGGCCTTGCGCACGCCCTTGACGGGGATGCGGGTCTCGCGGCCCGCCCGGTCCACCGGTACCGCCACGGGCGCGGGGGCCGGGGCGGCCTCCTCGGCCCGTACGCCGGCCTCGGCGGGCGCCGGCGCGACAGCCGCGTGGACGTCCTCGCGGGTGATCACGCCGCCCTCCCCGGTCGGGGTGACCGTGGCGAGGTCGATGCCCAGGTCCTTGGCCAGCTTGCGCACCGGCGGCTTGGCGAGGGGACGGCTCTCCACGGCCTTCGCGCCGTGGCCGTTGATCTCGGCCTGGATCGCGGCGGCGGCCGGACCCGGGATCTCGGCACCCTTGCGGGCCCGGCGCTTGGTGGAGCTCTCCGCGACTCCGTAGCCGACGAGCACCGGCTGACGGCCCTTGGGCGCTTCCGGCTCGGCCTCCGCGACAGGCTGCTGAACGGTCTCGGCAGCGGCCTCCTGCGCGGCCGGGGCGTCACCGCTGCCCGGGGCCACGTCCACCGCGATGATCACCTCGCCGACGTCGACGGTCGAGCCCTCGGGGAAGCGCAGCTCGTGCACCACCCCGTCGAAGGGGATCGGCAGCTCGACGGCGGCCTTGGCCGTCTCGACCTCGCAGACCACCTGGCCGTCGGTGACGGTGTCGCCGGGCTGGACGAACCACTTGAGGATCTCCGCCTCGGTCAGCCCCTCGCCCACGTCGGGCATCTTGAACTCACGGAAACGAGCAGACGTTTCGGTCATCGTCGTCACGACCCTCTCCTCAGTACGCCAGCGAGCGGTCGACGGCGTCGAGCACCCTGTCGAGCCCGGGCAGGTACTCGTCCTCGAGCCGGGCCGGCGGGTAGGGGGCGTGGTAGCCGCCGACCCGCAGCACCGGCGCTTCGAGGTGGTAGAAGCAGCGCTCGGTGATCCGGGCCGCGATCTCCGCCCCGGAGCCGTAGAACACCGGCGCCTCGTGGACCACCACGAGCCGGCGGGTCTTCTCGACCGAGGTCTGCACGGCGTCGAAGTCGATCGGGGACATCGACCGCAGGTCCAGGACCTCGATCGACTTGCCCTCCTCCTGCGCGGCGGCGGCCGCCTCCAGGCAGACCTTCACCATCGGGCCGTACGCGACGAGCGTGAGGTCGGAGCCCTCACGGGCCACGGCGGCCTTGTGGAGCGGACCGGGGATGGACTCGGTGTCGAGCTCCCCCTTGTCCCAGTAGCGCCGCTTGGGCTCGAAGAAGATGATCGGGTCGTCGCTCTGGACGGCCTGCTGCATCATCCAGTAGGCATCGCTCGCGTTGGACGGCGAGACGACCTTCAGGCCCGCCACGTGCGCGAACAGCGCCTCGGGCGACTCGCTGTGGTGCTCGACGGCACCGATGCCGCCGCCGTACGGGATGCGGATGACGACGGGCATCTTGATCTTGCCGAGGGCCCGGGCGTGCATCTTCGCGAGCTGCGTGACGATCTGGTCGTACGCGGGGAAGACGAAGCCGTCGAACTGGATCTCGACGATCGGGCGGTATCCGCGCAGGGCCAGGCCGATCGCCGTACCGACGATGCCGGACTCCGCGAGCGGGGTGTCGATGACCCGGTCCTCGCCGAAGTCCTTCTGGAGCCCGTCCGTGATGCGGAAGACCCCGCCGAGCTTGCCGACGTCCTCACCCATGATGAGGACCTTGGGGTCGGTCTCGAGCGCCTTGCGCAGCGACTCGTTGAGCGCCTTCGCGATGGACATCTTCTCAGCGGCCATGGCTAGTTGCCCTCCTCGGCGAACGATGCCTGGTAGGCGGCGAACTGGGCGCGCTCCTCGTCGACGAGCGGATTGCCGTCGGCGTAGGCGTGGTCGAAGATCGCCAGCCGGTCCGGGTCGGGCATGGCCCGCACCGCTTCGCGGACCCGCTTGCCGAGGGTCTCGCTCTCCTCCTCCAGCGCGGTGAAGTACGCCGCGTCGGCGAGGTCCTGCTTCTCCAGGTACGTACGCAGCCGCAGGATCGGATCCTTGGCCTCCCAGGACGCCCGCTCCTCGTCCGCCCGGTACTTGGTCGGGTCGTCGGAGGTGGTGTGGGCGCCCATCCGGTAGGTGAACGCCTCGACGAGGGTGGGCCCCTCGCCACGCCGGGCCCGCTCCAGCGCCGACTTGGTGACGGCCAGGCACGCGAGTACGTCGTTGCCGTCGACCCGCACCCCCGGGAAGCCGAAGCCCTGCGCGCGCTGGTAGAGCGGCACGCGCGTCTGCTTCTCGGTCGGCTCGGAGATCGCCCACTGGTTGTTCTGGCAGAAGAACACGACGGGCGCGTTGTAGACGGCGGAGAAGGTGAAGGCCTCCGCGACGTCGCCCTGGCTGGAGGCGCCGTCGCCGAAGTACGCGATCACGGCCGAGTCCGCGCCGTCCTTGGCGACGCCCATGGCGTAGCCGGTGGCGTGCAGGGTCTGCGAGCCGATGACGATCGTGTACAGGTGGAAGTTGTTGGTGTTCGGGTCCCAGCCGCCGTGGTTCACGCCGCGGAACATCCCGAGCAGATTGGTCGGGTCCACGCCCCGGCACCAGGCGACGCCGTGCTCCCGGTAGGTCGGGAAGACGTAGT from Streptomyces sp. QL37 harbors:
- a CDS encoding acyl-CoA dehydrogenase; protein product: MGHYKSNLRDIEFNLFEVLGRDKLYGTGPFAEMDVDTAKSILDEVTRLAENELADSYADADRNPPVFDPATNTAPVPASFKKSYQAFMDSEYWRLGLPEEIGGTTSPRSLIWGYAELLLGSNPAVWMYSSGPAFAGILFDEGNEAQKKIAEIAVEKQWGSTMVLTEPDAGSDVGAGRTKAVEQEDGSWHIEGVKRFITSGEHDMSENILHYVLARPEGAGPGTKGLSLFLVPKFHFDWTTGELGARNGVYATNVEHKMGLKASNTCEMTFGDQHPAKGWLIGDKHDGIRQMFRIIEFARMMVGTKAIAALSAGYLNALEYAKERVQGTDLSQFMDKTAPKVTITHHPDVRRSLMTQKAYAEGMRSLVLYTASVQDAIQVKEAAGEDAKALNGLNDLLLPIVKGYGSEKSYEQLAQSLQTFGGSGYLQEYPVEQYIRDAKIDTLYEGTTAIQGQDFFFRKIVRDQGASLNTLSEEIKKFLASAQGDEELSGSLDNLAKAAVDLEAIVGTMITDLTATGEDVKNIYKVGLNTTRLLMASGDVVVGYLLLKGAVVASEKLRNASAKDAAFYQGKIAAAKFFAANVLPGVSNERALAEAVDNSLMELDEAAF
- a CDS encoding M18 family aminopeptidase translates to MSSPLRFDRGHTDDLMAFLMAAPSPYHAVAAAAARLEKAGFRQVEETDAWDGSTGGKYVLRGGAIVAWYVPEGATAHTPFRIVGAHTDSPNLRVKPLPDTGAYGWRQIAVEIYGGTLLNTWLDRDLGLAGRVSLRDGTHRLVNIDRPLLRVPQLAVHLDRSANPDGLKLDRQKHMQPIWGLGDVEEGDLIRFVADAAGVDAAEITGWDLMPHPVEPPAYLGRDRELLAGPRMDNLLSVHAATAALAAVAGQPDDELPYIPVLAAFDHEENGSQSDTGADGPLLGTVLERSVFARGGSYEDRARAFAGTVCLSSDTGHAVHPNYAERHDPTHHPVANGGPILKVNVNMRYATDGGGRAVFAAACEKAGVPWQTFVSNNSMPCGTTIGPITAARHGITTVDIGVAILSMHSARELCGADDPYLLANALTAFLAG
- a CDS encoding DUF6458 family protein, whose amino-acid sequence is MGLGGCILLIGAGAILAFATDWEMDTVNVDLVGWIMMLVGLVGVFVYVSIARRRRMVVPPTTTTVVSEDERRYQ
- a CDS encoding NHL domain-containing thioredoxin family protein, with protein sequence MTARARVRAPELIGKGGWLNTGDRQYTLADLRGRIVILDFWTFCCVNCLHVLDELRELEEKHRDTVVIIGVHSPKFVHEAEHQAVVDAVERYEVHHPVLDDPELATWKQYAVRAWPTLVVVDPEGYVVAQHAGEGHAHAIEKLVEELEAEHAAKGTLHRGDGPYVAPEPVATHLRFPGKALALPDGGFLVSDTTRHRLVELDADGETVRGHFGAGERGFVDGGRDEARFSEPQGLAVLPDGRIAVADTVNHAIRALDLATGVTTTLAGTGRQWWQSSATSGPATEVDLSSPWDIAWFGDRLWIAMAGVHQLWTYDPGQGTVRVAAGTTNEGLVDGPGDEAWFAQPSGLAAAGDRLWVADSETSSLRYVDLEGAVHTAVGTGLFDFGHRDGPAEQALFQHPLGVTALPDGSVAVSDTYNHALRRYDPESGEVTTLATDLREPSDAVLVDGDLVVVESARHRLTRLRLPEEAVRVADRAHRTQRAATEIAAGTLRLDVVFQAPAGQKLDTRYGPSTRLLVSSTPPELLAEGSGQGTDLGRDLVLADGVTEGVLHVSAMAASCDDDPDNEYPACHVHQQDWGVPVSVTAGGASRLPLVLAGMDEQG
- a CDS encoding LURP-one-related family protein; translation: MRLLVRERLFGVGDDYWIEDADGRKLFLVDGKAMRLRDTFELKDTSGQVLVEIRQKLISLRDTMLIERDGEELARIKRKRLSLLRNHYRVALVDGTELDVSGKILDREFAIDYDGELLAQVSRRWLTVRDTYGVDIVREDADVPLLLAVAVCVIVLADKEHDKDHGED